The following proteins are co-located in the Hevea brasiliensis isolate MT/VB/25A 57/8 chromosome 11, ASM3005281v1, whole genome shotgun sequence genome:
- the LOC110632872 gene encoding uncharacterized protein LOC110632872, which yields MGVDYYKILQVDKNAKDEDLKKAYRKLAMKWHPDKNPNNKKEAEAKFKQISEAYEVLSDPQKRAIYDQYGEEGLKGQVPPPGAGGPGGATFFSTGDGPTAFRFNPRNADDIFAEFFGFSSPFGGMGGASGIRVGPRSFGGMFGDDIFSSFGEGRPMSSAPRKAPPIENKLPCTLEELYRGTTKKMKISREIADASGKTLPVEEILTIDIKPGWKKGTKITFPEKGNEQPNVIPADLVFVIDEKPHGTFTREGNDLIVTKKIPLAEALTGYTVHLTTLDGRSLTILINSVIQPDYEEVVPNEGMPIPKDPSKRGNLRIKFNIKFPTRLTAEQKSGIKKLLAP from the exons ATGGGTGTTGATTACTACAAGATATTGCAGGTCGACAAGAACGCTAAAGATGAAGATTTGAAGAAAGCTTATAGAAAGCTTGCCATGAAGTGGCACCCAGATAAGAACCCAAATAACAAGAAAGAAGCTGAGGCTAAATTCAAGCAGATCTCTGAGGCTTATGAG GTTCTAAGTGATCCTCAAAAAAGAGCAATATATGATCAATACGGAGAAGAAGGGCTCAAAGGCCAGGTGCCACCACCAGGTGCTGGTGGTCCTGGAGGAGCAACTTTCTTCTCAACTGGAGATGGCCCGACAGCGTTTAGATTCAATCCCAGAAATGCCGATGACATTTTTGCCGAATTCTTTGGTTTCTCAAGCCCATTTGGAGGAATGGGAGGTGCTAGTGGCATAAGAGTTGGTCCAAGGTCCTTTGGTGGAATGTTTGGTGATGATATTTTCAGTTCTTTCGGTGAGGGACGCCCAATGAGTTCAGCTCCTCGTAAAGCTCCTCCAATTGAAAATAAATTGCCTTGTACCCTTGAGGAGCTTTACAGGGGGACCACTAAAAAGATGAAGATTTCAAGGGAAATTGCTGATGCTAGCGG GAAAACCTTGCCAGTGGAGGAAATATTAACCATTGATATCAAGCCTGGCTGGAAAAAGGGAACAAAAATCACTTTCCCTGAGAAAGGCAATGAGCAACCAAATGTTATCCCTGCAGATCTCGTCTTTGTCATTGATGAGAAACCACACGGCACATTTACAAGGGAAGGCAATGATCTGATTGTAACCAAGAAGATACCTCTTGCAGAAGCTTTAACAGGCTATACTGTCCATCTTACAACTCTAGATGGTAGGAGCCTGACCATCCTAATCAACAGCGTGATTCAACCGGACTATGAAGAAGTTGTTCCAAACGAAGGCATGCCTATACCAAAGGATCCCTCAAAGAGGGGAAACTTGAGAATCAAGTTCAATATAAAATTCCCAACAAGGTTAACTGCTGAGCAGAAGTCAGGAATCAAGAAATTATTGGCCCCATAG